A DNA window from Hevea brasiliensis isolate MT/VB/25A 57/8 chromosome 2, ASM3005281v1, whole genome shotgun sequence contains the following coding sequences:
- the LOC110661695 gene encoding mannan endo-1,4-beta-mannosidase 4 produces the protein MLGMRWLNYYSFALIALLLLVFQVHGNCEDLSQVCSGNNGSIFARTNGIHFVMNNKPLYLNGFNAYWMMYMASDPSTRTKVTSAFQQASKNGMNIARTWAFSDGGSDRPLQISPGFYNEDMFKGLDFVISEAGKHGIFLILSLVNNFEDFGGRHQYVEWARERGLQLSNDDDFYTNPVVKTFYKNHVKAVLTRVNSITGLTYKDDPTIFAWELINEPRSNDSSGSQIQDWVKEMASHVKSVDSCHLLEIGLEGFYGESMKQFNPGNFLVGTDFISNNQVPEIDFTTIHLYPEQWLPNSSEEEQAAFVDRWVKDHIQDSNSVLHKPLIIGEFGRSSRIPGYSLQKRDSYFVEIYNAIYNSVISGGPFNGGLFWQLMAQGMDSWGDGYQVVLEESPSTASVIAEQSHRLSSIK, from the exons ATGTTAGGGATGAGATGGTTGAACTACTACAGTTTTGCTTTGATAGCCCTTCTTCTGCTTGTCTTTCAGGTACATGGAAATTGCGAGGATCTATCCCAAGTATGCAGCGGTAATAATGGTAGTATTTTCGCTAGAACAAATGGAATCCATTTCGTAATGAACAACAAGCCTCTCTACTTAAATGGCTTCAATGCATATTGGATGATGTacatggcatctgatccttctaCAAGGACTAAGGTCACATCTGCATTCCAGCAAGCCTCCAAGAATGGCATGAATATTGCTAGAACTTGGGCGTTTAGTGATGGTGGTTCTGATAGACCTCTCCAGATTTCTCCGGGTTTCTACAACGAGGACATGTTCAAG GGATTGGACTTTGTGATCTCAGAAGCTGGAAAACATGGAATTTTTTTGATCCTAAGCTTAGTGAATAACTTCGAAGATTTTGGGGGTAGACATCAGTATGTTGAGTGGGCAAGGGAACGTGGCCTGCAATTGAGTAACGATGATGACTTTTACACAAATCCTGTGGTCAAAACATTCTATAAAAACCATGTAAAG GCTGTGCTCACAAGAGTTAACTCAATTACAGGGTTGACATATAAAGATGATCCGACCATTTTTGCTTGGGAATTGATAAATGAACCTCGTTCCAATGACTCCTCTGGATCACAAATTCAG GACTGGGTCAAAGAAATGGCGTCCCACGTTAAATCCGTAGATAGCTGCCATCTACTGGAGATTGGGCTTGAAGGGTTTTATGGGGAGTCGATGAAGCAGTTCAATCCTGGTAATTTCCTTGTTGGGACTGATTTCATCTCCAACAATCAAGTCCCAGAGATTGATTTTACCACCATTCATCTCTACCCTGAGCAATG GTTGCCAAATTCAAGCGAAGAGGAGCAGGCTGCTTTTGTAGACAGATGGGTCAAAGACCATATCCAAGACTCCAATTCAGTGCTGCACAAACCACTTATTATTGGGGAATTCGGAAGGTCTTCCAGGATTCCTGGATACAGCTTACAGAAAAGGGACAGCTATTTTGTGGAGATATATAATGCCATATACAACAGTGTTATAAGTGGGGGCCCATTTAATGGTGGTCTCTTTTGGCAACTCATGGCCCAAGGAATGGACAGCTGGGGAGATGGCTACCAAGTAGTCTTGGAGGAGAGCCCCTCTACGGCCAGTGTGATTGCTGAACAGTCTCACAGACTATCATCTattaaatga